A stretch of DNA from Cryptomeria japonica chromosome 4, Sugi_1.0, whole genome shotgun sequence:
AGTTCCACCTCTTGCGATCTCTCTGTCATGTGGCCACGACGTCGAAGTTTCTTTGCCCAAATCTCCGACTCTCTCAAATCCTAGGCTCTCATTACCACTCTGGTGACATGGGTGGTTCTCAACGACAGTTTGCTTTGCTGCATGGACGCTTTGCCTCTGGATGGCCTTCGGGTGGAATAAGGCCAGTGGTGGTGGCTGGCTAGACAACTCAAAGTGGTTTCCTCAATTGTATTTTGCTATTTCGCTAAAAAGGATTAAAGATAAAGAGGAGGGTGAGACAAATGTTGACGAGGGGTGGTCCATTCCTGACATCATCCTGAACGATCGGGACCCCCTCCGTCTCCATCTGAAATATATGAGATAAACCAAATGTGCGGAACCCCTCTTTACCTCCATCTGAAATTACGTTGACCACTTAATTATCTTTCTATTATTTGTTGCTTAGACTTGaccattattattattttgttaagtTTCATGGTTTCTGAACTATGCCCCTGTGACTTTGCTTTCTATATCTATTTCCCTAGATAGCACATCCTATAATCACATTATAAAAGGGAGGAGGACCCTCCTCCCAAGTTGAAAGTTGTCCTCCGTACCATCCAACTCTTTTATGAACTAACTATATTTTAAAACGCTATATAAAAACCATTTcaacaaaaaattatttaataaaaatagtGGCATccatgaatttaattaaaaattataattttatattcaATATCGACTTGTTTAGGGCGAGCAACTTGGACAATAATTGATCGAATTTACGTCACGCTGCCCTCATCCGCTGACGTCAATTCCCGCCCCGTCTTCAGTTAGAAATGAAGTATTTTATCTATAAATACCGGTCGCCTTTTTCTTGGGCTCTCACACAATCACAGTTCGAATCCCGCTTCCTTACGATCTTTGTATCAATTCCAGGCGATTGTAACCGACGATATATTCGTTGATAACCCTGGGCTTTATAGATGAATTCATCCTCTGGCACAGATTGAAGAAAATGCCTCCATTATTGGAGCTCATCATATAAGTATAGTGGACTGTGCTCAATTTGACCTTGAGCTTCCTCCTCCTACTCCGAGAGAAAATTCCTGTTTTTCGAATTAATAAGAAAAATACAGCTTTGCCGAAGGGTTTTCTCGAATACAGCATCAGTACTCTGTTAAGTCCTCCTCCCTAAATATGTCCTCGCCCTCTGTCCAAACCCTGTGTGCACACAGTGCCTTCGCTGCATATGTAAAAGCTGGTCCAATCGCCGCTTTTGAATCTTCTACTGGTGGTCACATCTTGCATAAGAGGTGTTTTAGGTTTCTGATCTCAATCCAGGAGAAAAAAGGCAGAGCAGCGCAGATATCAGGTTTAAATGCTTCTGCGAGCGATTATAATAATCAACATCAGAAAGCAAGAACTGATTCGGCCTTTGAGCATTTGATAGCCGAGCGGAACAGGAGAACCAGATTGAAAGTGCATTTCTCAAATCTTTATTCTCTTCTACCTAAAAAATCCAAGGTATTTCCACAAATCTTTTTTGCTTTAGATCGTCATTTTTAACAGCTCTTTATTTTATCAGATCTATACAGAGGTTAATTTGTATATTATTCTCCAAATCTTGTAAAGTTTATTCCGCTTCTGATTTTTTAATCCCAAATTTAGGTCAAACTGTAATTTTTAGGAGAATCTGTGAATTTTGGAGTTATTTAGGTCAAACTGTAATTTTTAGGAGAATCTGTGAATTTCTGGAATTTTTTAGGTCAAATTGTAATTTTTAGGAGAATCTGTAGATAATTGTAGGCGAGATATATTAGCAATTAGATTTTGAATTCTTAATACTCTTACACAGctttgtttaataattttttaaaaaataattccgTGATTTATACCCAATTTCAACTAATGCTTCTTATTCTTTgagctttcttttcttttcttccagttAATACTTCTTTATAAAATTAGTCAATTTTTATAGATTTATATTTTAGAAAATGTTATTTTTAAACATTTACTAAAAATTATATAActaaaattttataaaatattattttaaattttgataaatgtttattagttcaatttttaaatttttattttataataatattattaaaatttagagAATTTAAAAAGAATATTATTGTTTTATTAATATATTCAACTTAATAAATATATTTAGCAAGCTCTACTTAAATATCTATTGATTTTCATATTTCAAAGTTTACGAAATATTATACAAAATATTATTCAAAGTTTAATGCTGTTTCACAATTCTACTATTGCATGTTCACTTTTAATCCtgtaatttaatatattttgtaattaaaaatttaataaaaatttaacttTTTTGGATCTTGGATTTACAGAGAGATAAATATTCAATTTTGGCAAATACAACAAGCTATTTGAAGGAATTGAAGCTTCGTGTTATTCAGTTGGAACAGCAAAATCAAAATTTGTTGAAACTTGTTTCGAAAAGTTTTCCAAAAGCTGAAGGAAGTAAGAAAGATTCTAATGGATTATGATTATTTATTCCACATAATTTAAGGATGAAAAAATAAAGAAAGTGTGATTATTAGTGAGCTAATTCTTAATGGCTAGGACTTCTTGACTCGGATGTAAAGTAACAAATATTTTAAGGTATTTTATGATCCTCTCACACGGAACAATCATACAGACACACATAGAGAGAGATTTATTTTCAAATGatactaaataataaatattttaatatattttatgacatttttttaataaattaaaaaaaaattggtataagttttttaaactaaaaatttatttattatttgtaatGAAATTCATTTTTGTTGTCTTTTTTTAAtgtatagaaaaaaaattaattttaataatttttaataaatagcTAAAGTCACAcatctaaaaatatatattttatagtttcataaataattattaaaaaaattattttctctttataATAGACAATTTTTTTAATGAGACTGTAAATATATTTCAATATCTATTTTTAAAAATGAGAAACAAATATGTTAACCCGACCAAGAGTTCCTCCTTTAATgtaatgaattttctaaaaaatGGTAAATTTTACTTTTCTATTGTGAAtggaattgaaaataaaatttaaaaactaaTGATATTTGATTAAGACATAAGAAAGAAATTACTTTTAGAATCTATAAAATAAGATATATGAAAAGGCATTTATGGATTTTTGAAAAAATGTTATTTACACTAGTACTATTGGTGGgaacattaatatattttatatatttttagaaaaaatattaaatttgcaACAAAGAGATGTTAGATATTTATGGCGTGAAGGTAAATTGTGTTCAATGTACTAATGGGTTCTATCAATTTTCTTGAGGGGTGTTACAACCATAAAAGACCCAAGACCACTAGAATCTTCTTAATGTGAGAATGATTGTTCTAAgtgctcaagattaagataagCATTGAAAAACCCTTGATAAAAGGTattgataatctaaaaaatgaTTTTGGTGAGAATATGACTGTGGTTGAGTTCTTCAATATATCATGTTAGATATTTCCTTTAGAGTTATTATAAACTACAACATGTATAGTATGCattgttatttatgtatattttGGACAATATTATATGTAATTATGTTAACTATAGTAATTAATCTATTAATTTTGCTGCAATTATATAGTTAACTCTAGGAGAAAAGTGACCTTACAATGATAATAATTGGTATTCTATGCTCTGCATCTTTACGTACAATTTGgcataatgaataatatgtctatTTAAAATAGTCCTCAAGGGTCTCAATACTAAAGGGCTCTTTCTCAAACACTTTGATTCCTTTTCCATTTGGTCCGTTAATTATGTGTTTAGGAATTTGAATCGACCTATGCACAATTTTGTGAAGATCATACCTTGCCTTGAAACTATCAAGGTCTATAACCATATCTATAGATCTACTGAGCTTGAACTCCTCAACAACATATGACTTGGTGAATGCAATTATAGGAGTCATGTTTGCTGCTAAGGCCTTGGATTGAACATCAAATTTCTTTGTCACTACTTGGACAAATTCTACATCAACAAGTACATTTGTTACTATATAATTCCCCATGTGTAGATACCAACCAATCCTTAACAGGAATCTTGATGAGCTTGTTCTATACCAATGCTCGAAAAGTAACCAACCAGAAGTTGGGACAATTGCATCTCTAACCCCTCTTCTCATTTCCATTTTTTTCCTTTAATAATTCCTTGGGCTTCTTGGCAGACCTAGGACATTGAACAAATAAGTCTTGCTCGAATATCCTCTTTGCTTCCAATGTGTTGGACATTTTTGTGTGTTCAAGGTTTTGCTACACACTAaggttttttaaaaataaaaaaagattaccATATTATTACAAATTACATGTCAACTGCACTTTTTCAAATAAAATCAAGTCAATTAAGAATAATTCTAAGAAAAATGACTAGAGAATTGAATACTTATGCACTTACAAATTTTTCAATAGTAAAACCCCTAGTTATTCAAATTCTAATGTAGAGAGCTCAATTTGCATGAAATTTTTATTGAAATAGATTGTTCTTGCAAAAATGGCCCTATTCATATATTTCTTGTGGATAAATGAGCAAAAAATTGAgctaactcaatcaaatcaccattatGGTGTATGGGCTCAACCAATGAACTAGGAACTAGTTGTTTGCACATTTGAATGTCCACCATTAATGTGGCTAGATCATGACAAGATTGACGATTGAAATTCAAaggattaaattaaaaaataagccTACATGCTTCGAAGTGAAACATACCAATGATAAAGCTCCAACTATGATTGCACTTTTCCAACTGTGCGCTATGTGTTGCAAAATCACAACAATGCAAGCCACATTGGAGTCCACACCACTGCCCAAGAAATCTTGCGCTAAGCCACAACTTTTTCTTTCATAAATCGAGTCTGCCTTTTACATGTCGTGATGGCACAATAGCTCAAGAAATATACTCCAATATCTTTTGGACACtatgtctttttgcttcaatcaAGAACAAGCAACTTTTCCTTGTCTGGCCAATGACACCAGTCCCCCTATTTAAATATCGATGGTTGGCACATCAGTGTGACTCTAGCAGAGCTAATAGATCTGCAACCCTCAATGCAACAATGACCATTGATTTCAATTTAGGAACATGATGGTAGGACTTTGGAAAATTAAAGGGCACAGAGCAACCTGATCACTAGGCTTGAGGGGTAGGTTTTGGATGGGGCCAAAGACATAAGATTGTGACTTTAAGATGGGATGATCACCTATCATAATTCACAAAATTAGAGTGTAGGTTTAGGAATAGAGACcgaggttttagggtttagggaatgggtatatgcacgaagttctGGTatcaaaaaggtgccacactttaaaaaaaaattaaaaagcacaTAAGGCACACGCCTTATAAGGTGCACGCACTATAGGGCGTGCGCCCTATAGTGCGCACGCCTTATGTGCATTGTAAACAACAAAAAAACCTTGGTCCGTATTTCTGCATTCCAAAcccgcatttttgcattttttggtgctattttcttgcgctcgccctttgtaaaagcttgaaattgggcactaagttgtccatctctcatcaaaatgccgccaCGTCATTGAaaagctcgaagaggtatgtatttttattttcttattgtcatttttttttattaatttgaagattaaactaggtttattgatttaaaattattttcattatCAAGAAATGAGATTAGAGAAGAAAATGTtaaaaacactcaatcacctcctcatgaagaccatattgaagaagaagcacatcaatcaactcctcatgaagaccatattgaagaagaagcacatcaagaacctcttacaatccctagacaccccataggtacacaagaaaacctattaggtcaaatagaaaatagccaaaaagagcttgaaggtttaatcacaaggctaaaagatcccactggaacaaactcccatgggacaaaccttgccagttctttgcaatctattgtatctcacatacaatctgtgagtgagcaaataaatttttggttctgtaagaaggaagaacaaaggcaattttatgctgacaaattatcatatgcagtagtgaagaaaaagaaaattaataaatttgacttgtgtgctctttttatggacccccaaatgaatcaacctttacaccttggatgtaggagattccctattcattggtgtcatcatgaagggattaagaacaatttttgggataggtggtggatggtatttgatcagcccccatgcaataatcatgaggtaccccaatacttttttagaaaactgtactgtgagtttgtccttaatgagatcccaaactattttgattttctagatttccaaggtagaggtgggggctaagtgcaccaagatggtgaacagaaaagtggccacatgcaaaaaaaaaaaaaaaaaaattctcataacccgtacgtgttttggaaattcaaaaatgtgctaggcttggtaacaccaagcctagccaaaaacaattaaaaaacaaaaagttcctcaaaacccatatgggttttgaggaaaattacattttataataaaaaatcaaaagttcctcaaaacccatacgggttttgaggaagattatattttatagtaaaaaatcaaaagttcctcaaaacccgtactggttttgaggaacattatttttttataataaaaaatcaaagttcctcaaaacccgtactggttttgaggaacattatattttataataaaaaatgaaaagttcctcaaaacccttaaagggttttgaggaacattgtaCTTTTTAGAAACccacgggttatgcaaaactataagtttttgtcttagttttgcatACGAGTTATataaaac
This window harbors:
- the LOC131041769 gene encoding transcription factor bHLH93 isoform X2; the encoded protein is MSSPSVQTLCAHSAFAAYVKAGPIAAFESSTGGHILHKRCFRFLISIQEKKGRAAQISGLNASASDYNNQHQKARTDSAFEHLIAERNRRTRLKVHFSNLYSLLPKKSKRDKYSILANTTSYLKELKLRVIQLEQQNQNLLKLVSKSFPKAEGSKKDSNGL